One window from the genome of Candidatus Chlorohelix allophototropha encodes:
- the dcd gene encoding dCTP deaminase, with translation MVLSDGDIVEHLKQGKIRITPEPDYDKALSSCSVDFRLSNTFMVFEHSRFSFIDPRSPVSIAESMRKIIVADNEPFMMHPGDFVLASTVETLELPDDLVGRLEGRSSLARLGIIVHSTAALFEPGWVGTATMELGNLGRIAVALYPGMRICSFHFEKLTSPAQVPYRLKPGNKYAGQTLPGPSKLTLEVE, from the coding sequence ATGGTTTTAAGCGATGGTGATATTGTTGAGCATTTGAAGCAGGGCAAGATTCGCATTACGCCCGAACCTGATTACGATAAAGCGTTGAGCAGTTGCTCGGTAGATTTCCGCTTGAGCAATACTTTCATGGTTTTTGAGCATAGCCGTTTCAGCTTTATCGACCCGCGCAGCCCGGTTTCGATTGCCGAATCTATGCGTAAAATTATCGTAGCAGATAATGAACCTTTTATGATGCATCCGGGTGATTTTGTACTTGCCAGCACCGTTGAGACGCTAGAATTGCCGGATGATTTGGTGGGTAGGTTGGAAGGGCGTAGCAGCCTTGCTCGGTTGGGCATTATCGTGCATAGCACCGCCGCTTTGTTTGAGCCGGGTTGGGTTGGTACGGCTACTATGGAATTGGGCAATCTGGGTAGAATAGCGGTGGCGCTTTATCCCGGCATGCGAATTTGCTCTTTCCATTTTGAAAAACTAACCTCGCCTGCTCAAGTTCCGTATCGACTTAAACCCGGCAACAAGTATGCGGGACAAACTTTGCCGGGACCAAGCAAACTAACTTTAGAAGTGGAATAG
- a CDS encoding deoxyuridine 5'-triphosphate nucleotidohydrolase, protein MPDNLPSFLTRNQLVPLLMPESGLPLVEGLLDPKVQVQPAGIDLSAQKVLAPTNGAIIGFSQAETKLPDYKELEWDSEGKVYLAPGPYKVILNEIVHIPRNIVGLARPRSTIARGGGSVVTALWDPGYSGRSEVLLVVHNPFGMTISRNARIIQLCFWELAEPLAEGEGYNGRYQLENIPTNRDLTTK, encoded by the coding sequence TTGCCGGATAACCTGCCCTCGTTTCTAACCAGAAACCAGCTTGTACCCTTACTTATGCCTGAAAGCGGTTTGCCGCTGGTGGAAGGGTTACTCGATCCTAAAGTGCAGGTGCAGCCTGCCGGAATCGACCTATCGGCGCAAAAAGTGCTTGCGCCTACCAATGGTGCGATTATCGGCTTTTCACAGGCGGAAACGAAACTGCCCGATTATAAAGAACTGGAATGGGACTCGGAAGGAAAGGTTTACCTTGCGCCCGGTCCTTATAAGGTTATTTTGAACGAGATTGTGCATATCCCTCGTAACATCGTAGGGCTGGCGCGCCCACGCTCCACTATTGCGCGTGGTGGCGGTTCGGTGGTAACTGCGCTATGGGATCCGGGCTATAGCGGGCGCAGTGAGGTTTTGCTGGTGGTGCATAATCCTTTTGGAATGACTATTTCTCGCAATGCTCGAATTATTCAGCTTTGCTTCTGGGAATTGGCTGAACCGTTGGCGGAAGGCGAAGGCTATAACGGTCGCTATCAACTTGAGAATATACCAACCAACCGTGATTTAACGACTAAATAA
- the xseB gene encoding exodeoxyribonuclease VII small subunit has product MKIEKMNFEEAYQRLSETAAALENGNLPLDKSLALYEEGVALAERCKELLDKAELRVKQISPGEPESETRQATLDLGEDDDFI; this is encoded by the coding sequence ATGAAAATTGAGAAAATGAACTTTGAAGAGGCGTACCAACGCCTCTCCGAAACTGCTGCCGCTCTTGAGAACGGCAACCTGCCGCTGGATAAATCGCTGGCATTATACGAAGAAGGGGTTGCTTTGGCAGAACGTTGCAAAGAACTGCTGGATAAAGCCGAGCTACGGGTAAAACAAATTTCGCCGGGAGAGCCTGAATCGGAAACCCGGCAAGCTACTCTTGATCTGGGTGAAGACGACGACTTTATTTAG
- a CDS encoding helix-turn-helix domain-containing protein yields MITFAELYQKVLPPQAVLLTENEDLGREVSWVVVSRSRTPLFDDLKGGELVLISMRSLRLIDEEIDIDRLFGYLAERGVSGVAIMGQINDSAISTAKEFALPLLSLPEGTSLSELERALTKYIVEHRQLLQQWTQDVIRQFTELVIEGKGLVAIAERLCQLTECAVIIEDSSFRLRARSLPDLSEPIPAYNTRARSGFPNGINQPPSPENYVSGLREHAQSVREWLSSKDLRAADPPLHTFENGAGLMQLTAPIIVQATISGYVSILGKDFTNIHRVAVIRAASACAIERSREIAVSAVEDRFQANVLDEIIDGTFTNADAVVERGKRLSYNLNLPYCVITFAFRHSEAKNRKKPLTIVLDGQELELDLPISENMARELQRLVEQEAARRQLSIISRVRDDRFVLFFGSGKDKSNHIELKKSAKIFHDRVQAHFTEMSVSAGLGRFYEGIEGISRSAQESEKSVTMGLKLFGAGNLTYFGDLGVYRLLLTISNQKELREFYQEVLGKLLEHDSRNGGELMQTLESYFRYHGSPSKMAEGMSLHRNTLLYRLRRIQEILGVEFEEDAEARLGLHLALRIGEVLGERR; encoded by the coding sequence ATGATTACATTCGCTGAACTATATCAAAAAGTTTTACCCCCTCAAGCGGTGCTGCTGACTGAAAATGAAGACCTCGGACGTGAAGTTTCGTGGGTAGTGGTCAGCCGTAGTCGCACGCCCTTGTTCGATGACCTCAAGGGCGGTGAATTGGTATTAATCAGCATGCGCTCGCTGCGGCTTATCGACGAAGAAATCGATATTGACCGCCTTTTTGGTTATCTGGCAGAAAGAGGCGTTAGCGGTGTAGCCATAATGGGGCAAATAAACGACTCTGCCATCTCTACCGCTAAGGAATTTGCGTTACCCTTGCTCAGTTTGCCGGAAGGCACAAGCCTAAGCGAACTCGAAAGAGCGCTTACGAAATATATTGTGGAACACCGCCAGCTATTGCAACAGTGGACTCAGGATGTGATTCGCCAGTTTACCGAACTGGTAATCGAAGGCAAAGGTCTTGTAGCAATTGCCGAAAGGTTGTGCCAGCTAACTGAGTGTGCTGTCATCATCGAAGATAGCTCATTCCGGCTACGCGCCCGCAGTTTGCCCGATTTAAGCGAGCCTATACCGGCATATAATACCCGCGCAAGAAGCGGTTTCCCTAATGGGATCAATCAACCGCCTTCTCCAGAAAATTACGTTTCAGGTTTGAGGGAACATGCGCAGTCAGTGCGTGAATGGTTATCCAGCAAAGATTTGCGTGCAGCCGACCCGCCGCTGCATACCTTCGAAAACGGGGCGGGGCTAATGCAACTTACTGCCCCGATTATTGTGCAAGCGACTATTTCCGGTTATGTTTCTATTCTTGGGAAAGATTTCACCAATATCCATCGGGTAGCGGTAATTCGGGCGGCTTCTGCTTGTGCTATCGAACGCTCTCGCGAAATTGCGGTGAGCGCGGTGGAAGACCGTTTCCAAGCAAACGTGTTGGATGAAATTATAGACGGAACCTTCACCAATGCGGATGCGGTGGTAGAGCGTGGCAAACGCCTGAGCTACAATCTAAACTTACCCTATTGCGTTATCACGTTTGCTTTCAGGCATAGCGAAGCCAAAAACCGCAAAAAGCCTCTTACAATTGTCCTAGATGGTCAAGAATTGGAACTGGACTTACCTATAAGCGAAAACATGGCGCGTGAATTGCAGCGGTTGGTTGAACAAGAAGCGGCACGCCGCCAATTGAGCATTATCAGCCGAGTTCGAGATGACCGTTTTGTGCTATTTTTTGGTTCAGGTAAAGATAAATCCAATCATATCGAACTAAAGAAAAGCGCCAAAATCTTCCACGATCGGGTACAGGCGCATTTTACCGAAATGTCGGTCAGCGCAGGCTTGGGGCGTTTTTATGAAGGTATCGAAGGCATCAGCCGAAGCGCACAGGAATCAGAAAAATCTGTAACAATGGGTTTGAAGCTCTTCGGTGCGGGCAACCTCACCTATTTTGGCGATTTAGGGGTTTATCGTCTGCTACTAACCATCAGCAACCAGAAAGAGCTACGCGAATTTTATCAGGAAGTATTGGGCAAACTGCTAGAGCATGACTCGCGCAATGGTGGAGAACTGATGCAAACCCTTGAGTCCTATTTCAGATATCACGGTAGCCCTAGCAAAATGGCGGAAGGCATGAGCCTGCACCGCAACACTTTGTTATATCGCCTGCGTCGAATCCAGGAAATTCTGGGCGTGGAATTTGAAGAGGATGCCGAAGCGCGACTGGGCTTACATTTGGCATTGCGCATTGGCGAAGTGTTAGGCGAACGCCGTTAA
- the glnA gene encoding type I glutamate--ammonia ligase, with translation MADSENMPNGGQPPSQNLGKINKTSDATKADKASRVEKLENDEVIARARDIGIRFIDLQFTDIFGSVKTVTIPVSQLSAALENGVWFDGSSIEGLARIAEHDMYLVPDTSTFTVVPWSDPEIRVARLICWVYTPRGERFPGDPRHVLDKLLKEAAALGYLYNTAPELEFFLFKKDLVGGLPVTEENDRAGYFDHSNDTASIIKQKAAYALTQMGIEFDSFHHEIAPGQHELDFSVNQALRSADHVISAKSAIKAVARQNNLRASFMPKPLFGIPGNGMHTHQSLIFNGEQGQRNGAGASKVIPAPSSENVFAGLTEQYGLSPVARHFIAGQLYHAKGMAVVLAPIVNSYKRLVAGYEAPVYISWARVNRGALIRVPHSGPGPNHKYAARLELRCPDPACNPYLAYAAMLKAGLDGIKRKLPLPEPVEESIYQFDASELRRRNIETLPSTLREALDDLKHDDVIQESLGDHVYENLVEAKMEEWAEYRRHISPWEVDRYLDLS, from the coding sequence GTGGCTGACAGTGAGAATATGCCAAATGGTGGGCAGCCACCAAGCCAAAATCTAGGCAAAATAAACAAAACAAGTGATGCAACCAAAGCGGATAAAGCTAGCAGAGTCGAAAAACTGGAAAATGATGAAGTAATTGCGCGGGCGCGTGATATCGGAATCCGTTTCATCGACCTGCAATTTACCGATATTTTTGGCTCGGTAAAAACTGTAACAATACCTGTTAGCCAGTTAAGCGCCGCCCTCGAAAATGGTGTCTGGTTCGATGGCTCTTCGATTGAGGGTCTGGCACGTATCGCCGAACATGATATGTATCTAGTTCCAGATACCAGCACCTTTACGGTAGTGCCATGGAGTGACCCGGAAATACGTGTTGCGCGCCTTATTTGCTGGGTTTATACCCCACGCGGGGAACGTTTCCCCGGCGACCCACGCCATGTGTTGGATAAACTTCTAAAAGAAGCGGCGGCACTGGGCTATTTGTACAACACCGCTCCTGAGCTAGAATTTTTTCTCTTTAAAAAGGACTTGGTAGGTGGTTTGCCGGTAACAGAAGAAAACGACCGCGCCGGATATTTTGACCATTCAAACGATACCGCTTCTATTATCAAGCAGAAAGCCGCTTATGCGTTAACCCAAATGGGTATAGAGTTTGACAGCTTCCATCATGAAATTGCGCCGGGACAACATGAGCTTGATTTTTCGGTAAACCAAGCTTTACGCTCTGCCGATCATGTGATAAGCGCGAAAAGCGCCATCAAAGCGGTAGCTCGACAAAATAATCTACGTGCTTCTTTTATGCCCAAGCCACTGTTTGGAATCCCCGGTAATGGGATGCATACCCACCAGAGCCTTATTTTTAACGGTGAGCAAGGGCAACGCAACGGCGCAGGCGCAAGTAAAGTTATTCCTGCTCCTTCCAGTGAAAATGTTTTCGCCGGTTTAACCGAGCAATATGGGCTTTCACCCGTAGCGCGTCATTTCATTGCCGGGCAACTCTATCATGCAAAAGGCATGGCGGTGGTACTTGCTCCCATAGTAAATTCATACAAGCGGTTGGTAGCAGGTTATGAAGCTCCGGTATATATCAGTTGGGCGCGAGTCAACCGAGGTGCATTAATCCGAGTTCCCCACAGCGGTCCCGGTCCGAATCACAAATACGCAGCACGTCTTGAACTGCGCTGCCCTGACCCCGCTTGTAATCCTTACCTTGCTTATGCGGCAATGCTAAAAGCGGGTCTAGATGGAATCAAGCGTAAATTACCCTTACCCGAACCGGTTGAGGAAAGCATCTACCAATTTGATGCCAGCGAGTTGCGCCGTCGTAATATTGAAACCTTGCCCAGCACCTTGCGCGAAGCGCTTGATGATCTCAAGCATGACGATGTAATACAAGAATCGTTGGGCGACCATGTATATGAGAATTTAGTCGAGGCAAAAATGGAAGAATGGGCTGAATATAGAAGGCATATCAGTCCGTGGGAAGTTGATCGTTATCTTGATTTATCATGA
- a CDS encoding peroxiredoxin-like family protein: MATQSKNEAQVGDKAPNARVIDKDGNVFKLSDLWKDKPLVLVFTRHKGCPFCRQYLGEFQKNYARFSEKGANVAAIMMGNQSAVKEFLTDRKFSFKVYGSGGSALHRAYGLKRFTETGDLFNPVKSAGEIFKSLSAASKYGLGIPEGDVAQLGGTFVIDTDGTILFAHQSELASDNAPLSVVLNALEDPKIQN; this comes from the coding sequence ATGGCTACCCAGAGTAAAAATGAAGCGCAAGTTGGGGATAAAGCCCCCAACGCACGTGTGATTGACAAAGACGGCAATGTTTTTAAGCTGTCCGATTTATGGAAAGATAAACCGTTGGTGTTGGTTTTTACCCGACACAAAGGCTGTCCGTTCTGCCGCCAATATTTAGGCGAGTTTCAAAAAAATTACGCTCGTTTCAGCGAAAAAGGCGCTAACGTGGCGGCGATTATGATGGGTAATCAGAGCGCAGTTAAAGAATTTTTGACCGATCGTAAATTCAGCTTCAAGGTTTATGGCAGTGGAGGGAGTGCGTTACACCGGGCATATGGGTTGAAGCGTTTTACTGAAACCGGCGATCTTTTTAATCCTGTAAAGTCCGCAGGCGAAATATTCAAATCCCTCTCAGCAGCTTCTAAATACGGTTTGGGTATTCCCGAAGGTGATGTAGCGCAACTAGGTGGCACTTTTGTTATTGATACCGATGGTACAATCTTGTTTGCTCACCAATCGGAATTGGCGAGCGATAATGCGCCGTTATCGGTTGTATTGAATGCTTTGGAAGACCCAAAGATTCAAAACTAA
- a CDS encoding response regulator: MTNSLQPPKILIIDDSEDNVALLRGLLEREGYKIETASDGLTGLDKVRSTDPDLILSDVMMPGLNGFQLTQRIRADKALGYIPIILVTARNDNNDKIRALETGADDFLVKPIQRLELIARTRSLIRLKRTTDHLNHTAIEKEYLYKQAEQRALELATLNETSLGIGSKISLQELLKLVLAKSCELVKAQSGIMYLVNGEEGKLQIAAIHNIDHKYLGAGIMYGEGVAGLVAITQKPMRINNYYDWSGKAPLFSNDSSITAVLGMPLLANGRTVGVLEILDDYRNHVFTDEDVRLLNLLAPQAAIALSNALLYEDVTRERDRLQALLNSVKDGILMLDRNYSVVLANQRFSELMELQSDQVTGRSISEVADLLAEVLEAEPPFSSDNMNRILRDLNRNPEKGFMRKITITDPKLRNIEWSGAPVLDVNRNPIGWLNVFHDFTQQRELEQLREDFINMLVHDLKSPLTGVIGGIELADSLFSEEPQTDSEVPQQREFLQMASNNCHSMLTMVNTMLEVSRLEAGRMPLDMKLITAEDLVQASLSDLELNAREKQINLRRKLPYEPVWLKIDLSQMKRVLMNLLANAIKFSPEGSDILVTVQVEQGVRRRGTTSSLDTGRLRQSATQLLRERSEVPQKSILITVADEGPGIPPEDLGRIFNKFVQLPNSRGKIGSGLGLALCKLVIDAHGGRIWAESNYGQGSTFYISLPYTDPNSGQN, encoded by the coding sequence ATGACTAATTCATTACAACCACCTAAAATTCTCATCATTGACGATAGCGAAGATAATGTCGCATTGCTACGAGGCTTACTTGAGCGTGAAGGTTATAAAATAGAGACTGCCAGCGATGGGCTGACCGGGTTAGATAAGGTTCGCTCCACCGATCCTGATCTCATACTTTCGGATGTTATGATGCCCGGTTTAAATGGGTTTCAACTCACGCAGCGCATTCGTGCCGACAAAGCTTTAGGCTATATCCCCATTATTCTGGTAACCGCCCGAAACGATAATAATGATAAAATTCGCGCTCTCGAAACCGGCGCAGATGATTTTTTGGTTAAACCTATCCAACGCCTCGAATTAATTGCAAGAACACGTTCGCTAATCCGCTTGAAGCGCACTACCGACCACCTAAACCATACCGCTATAGAAAAAGAATATCTCTATAAACAGGCGGAACAGCGCGCACTTGAGCTTGCCACTCTCAATGAAACCTCGTTGGGCATTGGCTCAAAAATCAGCTTGCAAGAACTACTGAAACTGGTGCTGGCTAAAAGCTGCGAATTGGTAAAAGCGCAAAGCGGTATTATGTATCTGGTCAACGGTGAGGAAGGCAAATTACAGATTGCCGCCATTCATAATATTGACCACAAATATCTAGGCGCGGGCATTATGTACGGCGAGGGTGTTGCCGGTTTGGTAGCAATTACCCAAAAGCCGATGCGGATTAATAATTACTACGATTGGTCAGGTAAAGCGCCGCTATTTTCAAATGACTCCAGCATAACCGCTGTGCTTGGGATGCCCTTACTTGCTAATGGGCGAACGGTGGGCGTTCTGGAAATACTCGACGATTATCGTAACCATGTATTTACAGATGAAGATGTACGTTTGCTCAATTTGCTTGCGCCACAAGCTGCCATTGCTTTGAGCAATGCGCTACTATATGAAGATGTAACCCGCGAACGCGACCGCTTGCAAGCATTGCTTAACTCGGTTAAGGACGGCATCTTGATGCTGGATCGCAACTATTCGGTAGTGCTGGCTAATCAACGTTTCAGCGAACTAATGGAACTTCAGAGCGATCAAGTTACCGGACGAAGTATCAGCGAAGTTGCCGATTTGCTGGCAGAAGTGCTGGAAGCAGAGCCACCCTTCAGTAGCGACAATATGAATCGTATTTTGCGCGATTTAAACCGCAATCCTGAAAAGGGTTTTATGCGCAAGATCACTATAACAGACCCGAAACTGCGCAATATTGAATGGAGCGGCGCACCGGTTCTGGATGTAAACCGTAATCCGATTGGCTGGCTCAATGTTTTCCACGATTTTACACAGCAGCGAGAACTGGAGCAATTGCGCGAAGACTTTATCAATATGCTGGTGCATGACCTCAAAAGTCCGCTTACTGGCGTTATCGGTGGAATTGAACTAGCAGACAGTCTATTCTCTGAAGAGCCGCAGACTGACTCCGAAGTGCCACAACAGCGCGAATTCTTGCAAATGGCTAGTAATAACTGCCATAGTATGCTTACCATGGTCAATACTATGCTCGAAGTAAGTCGGCTGGAAGCCGGACGCATGCCGCTGGATATGAAGCTAATTACCGCAGAAGATTTGGTACAAGCCAGCCTTTCCGATCTTGAACTGAACGCACGCGAGAAACAAATAAACCTACGCCGCAAGTTGCCTTATGAACCAGTATGGTTGAAAATTGACCTATCACAAATGAAACGGGTGCTTATGAACTTGCTGGCAAATGCCATCAAATTTAGCCCGGAAGGTAGCGATATACTGGTAACGGTACAAGTTGAGCAGGGTGTTCGGCGGCGTGGTACTACCAGCAGTCTCGATACCGGACGCTTGCGCCAAAGCGCTACCCAACTTTTGCGCGAACGCAGCGAAGTTCCTCAAAAATCAATTTTGATTACCGTAGCAGACGAAGGTCCGGGGATACCACCAGAAGACCTCGGCAGAATCTTCAACAAATTTGTTCAGTTACCTAACAGTCGAGGCAAGATTGGCAGCGGGCTTGGATTAGCCCTTTGTAAATTGGTAATTGATGCCCATGGCGGGCGCATTTGGGCTGAAAGTAACTACGGGCAAGGTAGCACTTTCTATATCTCCTTGCCTTACACCGACCCCAATAGTGGGCAAAATTAA
- a CDS encoding IS4 family transposase: MSDNLRRHRAIKQQLLQLHPQAQGRELQYLTILAMVISGIVGSRHSALPNIAAKVPDKTKRESRIIRMRRLLKNDNFNQKVVYAPFAKQLLSSLCHCPLVLVIDGSQVGAGGMGLVISVVYQGRALPLGWLVVKAKKGHLAQALHIRLLKQVHSLVPSGSQVVFLGDGEFDGCRLLRRLDYYGWQYVCRTAKNSQVWLDEQAHYAISKLGVQPGQVVSQSGVAFSKHEYGPVLVIAVWQKPYREPLYLVSNLALAQEAIRYYKKRFRIETFFSDSKSRGFRLDKSHLDDPKRLERLLLAACLAYLWIVHLGTIALAEGWNRVIHRTERLDLSLFNLGLNLLEHFLNEHLPLPVAFIPFLLEDF; the protein is encoded by the coding sequence ATGAGTGACAACCTTCGCCGACATCGTGCCATAAAACAGCAATTGTTGCAACTCCACCCACAAGCGCAGGGGCGCGAATTACAATATTTAACAATTCTAGCGATGGTGATCAGTGGGATTGTAGGTAGTCGGCATAGTGCGTTGCCTAATATCGCCGCCAAAGTGCCAGATAAAACTAAACGGGAAAGCCGCATCATCCGAATGCGCCGATTGCTCAAAAATGATAACTTTAACCAAAAAGTGGTGTATGCTCCTTTCGCCAAACAATTGCTGAGTAGCCTGTGTCATTGTCCACTGGTACTGGTGATAGATGGCAGTCAGGTTGGTGCTGGTGGAATGGGCTTAGTAATCAGTGTAGTATATCAGGGGCGGGCTTTACCTTTGGGTTGGTTGGTGGTTAAGGCTAAAAAGGGACATTTAGCTCAAGCTTTGCACATCAGATTGTTAAAGCAAGTTCACTCGTTGGTTCCGTCTGGTAGCCAAGTAGTCTTTTTGGGTGATGGTGAATTCGATGGCTGTCGTTTGTTAAGACGGTTAGATTATTACGGTTGGCAGTATGTCTGTCGTACTGCTAAAAATAGCCAGGTCTGGTTGGATGAACAAGCTCATTATGCCATCAGTAAGTTAGGGGTTCAGCCTGGTCAGGTAGTGAGTCAGAGCGGCGTAGCATTCAGCAAACACGAGTACGGACCAGTACTGGTCATAGCGGTCTGGCAAAAGCCTTACCGTGAGCCACTTTATCTGGTGAGTAATTTGGCTCTAGCCCAGGAAGCAATCCGGTACTACAAAAAGAGGTTTAGGATTGAAACCTTCTTTTCCGATAGCAAGAGCCGAGGGTTTCGGCTGGACAAGAGCCATTTGGATGACCCTAAACGGCTAGAAAGGTTATTGTTAGCGGCTTGTCTGGCTTATCTTTGGATTGTACATCTGGGTACGATAGCTTTAGCTGAAGGCTGGAACCGGGTCATTCATCGCACCGAACGACTGGATTTGAGCCTGTTCAATTTAGGTTTGAACCTGCTTGAGCATTTTTTGAATGAACATTTACCCTTACCAGTCGCCTTTATCCCTTTTCTTTTAGAGGATTTCTAA
- a CDS encoding LON peptidase substrate-binding domain-containing protein: MIIKDVPLFPLNTVLFPQMFQALQIFEPRYRLMINECLRDDKPFGIVLIDGNFSDAKEDMQGNKLQDSSPPLHRVGTLAKITDVTRLDDGRMLISTIGTERFRLLQYHEEKPYVTADIELWPDGQLSASTDETDKLVGRVTQVFQNYLDVLMNIAHKRIEDLDIPEDPAVLSYVIPHWLPQISLEDKQNLLENDDPYKRLHNELTLLISETEFLHKIMQHSEETEQEVENGTVRRSAFNIGKRFSQN, from the coding sequence ATGATTATAAAAGATGTTCCGCTCTTTCCGCTGAACACTGTGCTATTCCCACAGATGTTTCAAGCTTTACAAATATTTGAACCACGTTACCGTTTAATGATAAATGAGTGCTTACGTGATGATAAGCCTTTTGGCATTGTGCTTATAGATGGCAATTTTTCGGACGCGAAGGAAGATATGCAAGGCAATAAGTTGCAAGATTCCTCTCCGCCCTTACATCGTGTAGGCACTTTGGCGAAAATCACCGATGTTACCCGACTCGATGATGGTCGTATGCTAATCAGCACAATCGGCACTGAGCGGTTTCGTTTGCTTCAATATCATGAAGAAAAACCCTATGTAACAGCCGATATCGAGCTTTGGCCCGATGGTCAGCTTAGCGCTTCTACTGATGAAACTGATAAACTGGTTGGGCGCGTTACACAGGTTTTCCAAAATTACCTAGATGTGCTTATGAATATTGCTCATAAACGCATCGAGGATTTGGATATTCCCGAAGACCCGGCAGTGCTTTCCTACGTTATACCACATTGGCTGCCCCAAATTAGTTTGGAAGATAAACAAAATCTTCTAGAAAACGATGACCCTTATAAACGTTTGCACAATGAATTGACTTTGCTTATCAGTGAAACCGAGTTTCTACACAAGATTATGCAACATTCGGAAGAAACTGAACAAGAGGTGGAAAATGGTACAGTTCGCCGTTCTGCCTTCAATATTGGTAAACGTTTCTCCCAGAACTAG
- a CDS encoding DUF192 domain-containing protein, with protein MSKPKVLILFLFIAWNLLLSGCDDSIQNVSQPTNTSLKITTTSFSATIPAPTPTTSIATPGQSQLTASAAVIRKTNGEEIKMTVELARTPREQETGLMGRQSLPADSGMLFIFPETGKYSFWMKDTPLALSIAFIASDGKLVDIRDMNPFSEEIITPKAEHLYALEVTQGYFAQKGIKVGDIFKLG; from the coding sequence ATGTCAAAACCAAAGGTTTTAATTTTATTCCTATTTATTGCATGGAATCTACTTCTGAGCGGGTGCGACGATTCGATACAAAATGTATCTCAGCCTACCAATACCAGCCTAAAGATTACTACAACTTCATTTTCTGCAACGATACCTGCCCCAACCCCCACCACATCCATTGCTACACCCGGTCAGTCTCAGCTTACTGCTTCTGCAGCAGTAATTCGCAAAACTAACGGGGAAGAAATAAAAATGACGGTCGAGTTAGCGCGTACCCCAAGAGAACAGGAAACAGGTTTGATGGGAAGGCAAAGCTTGCCAGCGGATAGCGGGATGCTTTTCATTTTCCCGGAGACTGGAAAATATAGCTTTTGGATGAAAGATACGCCATTGGCGCTTTCTATTGCCTTTATTGCATCTGACGGCAAACTGGTAGATATCCGAGATATGAACCCGTTTTCAGAAGAAATAATAACGCCCAAAGCTGAGCACCTCTATGCGCTTGAAGTAACACAAGGTTACTTTGCACAAAAAGGCATCAAAGTGGGCGATATTTTTAAATTAGGCTAG